A section of the Humulus lupulus chromosome 2, drHumLupu1.1, whole genome shotgun sequence genome encodes:
- the LOC133818114 gene encoding uncharacterized protein LOC133818114, translated as MPSDLSMDVVSPREMDLNEDVSELLYTKRGCCFWIPCFSTDRSSSDSAGSVWWQRMRPVENDDPWWSRSWKKVREWSELVAGPKWKTFIRRFNKNRPFGHNHKQVGKFNYDEFNYALNFDEGPGQNGHFDDEDLLHRDFSSRFASVPPSAKSSMDLGKDGPSFT; from the coding sequence ATGCCATCGGATCTAAGCATGGACGTCGTTTCACCGCGAGAGATGGACCTCAACGAAGACGTTTCGGAGCTGTTGTATACGAAGAGAGGTTGCTGTTTTTGGATCCCTTGCTTCAGCACCGATCGATCATCGTCCGATTCCGCCGGATCGGTGTGGTGGCAGCGGATGCGGCCTGTTGAGAATGACGATCCCTGGTGGAGCCGTAGCTGGAAGAAGGTCCGTGAGTGGTCGGAGCTCGTCGCCGGCCCGAAGTGGAAGACCTTCATTCGCCGGTTCAACAAGAACCGTCCATTCGGCCACAACCACAAGCAGGTCGGTAAATTCAACTACGACGAGTTTAATTACGCTCTCAATTTCGACGAAGGCCCTGGGCAGAATGGTCATTTCGATGACGAAGATCTTTTGCACCGAGATTTCTCGAGCCGGTTCGCTTCAGTACCGCCTTCGGCTAAGTCGTCGATGGATTTGGGGAAGGATGGACCGTCGTTCACGTGA